One window of the Plasmodium relictum strain SGS1 genome assembly, chromosome: 1 genome contains the following:
- a CDS encoding erythrocyte membrane-associated antigen, putative → MIKLHNNTYLFIYNNLSKNNFSARNLSNFYDMILRKIYRFSFSHPYMYIFSFINVLNATFLIKPKYTYLSNSVFISYIKNPNTFILRSYSYKKNYNALICKSFKKYRMNNKLSNSLNMDKNNENENILNDHITSFNKNNDVNKNFRNFNQNRNPAFSRQYNKNRTNSFISNNNNSNNYVNVNKNNKYSNNNYSSNYSSYINRDNSKNSETNFALNETKLNTNINYININSKENKNNYTVNDNFCHISDNNLSNNTKNNFNKDQLLLKNIKGKNAYSNHIGNNNINTNYLDNSSNNVNYKSNANEKNLARQNLEGNVNNSSLKGTERFSYLNDNYQNNIKYIKNNFNSNKKSMSTYNSNINVNSNFKNNENSNYMEKNFKRESSEGIINNNLSIDSILNDVNTDLNTNLNLNLNSNLNDLDLSNMVGASSAYNNNVDSINNDINGSNNNNTLKLNDLINNRDTNRNENFDNSQHMNDCINTNLNSVRGIMDNSHNYNNRNRNKMISHNFNTPNNTNNFNKNVNNMNNYSNVGNSMNNLASLNNLNNLDYNINLLSENERSSNNIMSKHIRNISYDKTNNYNNDINKMNTYEAKKNDNFCHFSSSSNLKNINSTSNKLEDQNSANNTNKQQTPINPPINLDSDACLFYDFNDFLNYMYKDENILTLFYIRKNYLKAESREEFVNENDKIKYSITWAFSNDQKISVVGSHNTKKLSKKVCVKKILLKLKNISLLELDQMTKWMINSLNVILKVESKNVENKLNNNMYYSNIEWKINNKIYNATGISPHEKIAEMMATQKLYMLLYDIKDQLIKESEYAKLNEDKKMINMHNKSYENTLYGKIASNNKNYDDTSINNNMINNKYELSKNQTLSKNYSDTLLYKNNNNNNNNNTFYQEKSGKIPSNNDVLKMNNNTENNTKNLNNYMFYNSNDNPSSANMKLSSMENPVMQSATGSMYNRNLNNNEMGSVNNNINNNNINNMSDMNYQNNNLVNSNDNNSNGLNNGGVPDSSEFVTYSLTKQDASSIQMLRNNIASRYKIHQTEIFEQVYNLYKCTLEWEWKNGKNQCKAKSVGYGSTKSLAKCEAAYDMLVKNNLIEYVSSTDRKNAQYIRDLISKDLTKALNLAIQFIIQYSSSAWSIFLIYLLRELLIDGNYDNINRLLNTVVEVSKQGRLEVDQMNKLNNMNNINNNIGHVNNYNNMNNNNNNKSNEEQMKGIYNMEDDNYSNNCSNSFFFNPYIQKKNVNNNYVHKLVSIDLWEKLIDECVVILNDKLCFHCITLLQEVELDYSIFISKCAHDYYKKYRIMLALELQANLAQSIQEKRDFEYLHENKSLLLKLKSITMPILSFTCTLTNEEKEWMKSTQMREDDIVLLKPYDMLLKDEDAWSNSLIGSITSTKNDNTIYNINIRIFSAENTKKGNVKYNKYKLYLLLNIVTHERMLQALRSITFISSIPTQYQSPYVFTPEIRFLILHTYNKHSKYIAQNGKLNDEIALYERIKMDFQNNESLKNSQDDILNDYNKEAKNPYEDMLNEALNKQIDNTHVEDIDKYLIESINLPTNLPLNDSQKLACLSALTRRLTLVQGPPGTGKTHVACAIIDSWHRQNSNKKILAVADSNVAANNLVEGLKKRNIQAVRVGAGSDSDFHEEAIMEFHRYKDLLKLRKNNMQKEAKVMKALLFLEAVKKYNVVIATCVGSGHEIFDNEKFERVIIDECAQSIEPSNLIPLGHYCNNLVLIGDHKQLPPTIISPDAIKLGLDKSLLERFVMAKISPVHLLTTQRRMHLSICVFPNFHFYDNKLKTANVTEENRPIIKGFLWPNPKCRLAFVDVSIGKSGSKFENAYGTSKFNLYEIEPLISVLKSIINEGCVSVDEIGILTAYDAQKMKLKKAVQESFPYEASHRIEIDSIDGFQGKEKDLILFSAVRSNANNELGFLRDARRLNVMLTRAKRGVIIFGDQFTLANDTANWLPWLKWISSKRAIVHVTKLNDHLENTDYSLLDKLNKINKSINLKNIVVSDNYYYYGNDMGFSNDYSDPNYTQNEIKSNSNLNLYKEGVEHVEEEIVENWEDLL, encoded by the coding sequence ATGATAAAATTACataataatacatatttatttatatataataatttatcaaaaaataacttttcgGCCAGAAATTTAAGTAATTTTTATGATAtgattttaagaaaaatatataggtTTTCATTTTCACACCCATAcatgtatattttttcatttattaatgtATTGAACGCTACTTTCTTAATTAAACCAAAGTATACATACTTAAGTAACTCTgtatttatttcttatataaaaaatccaaatacttttattttgaGAAGTTACtcatataagaaaaattataatgctCTTATATGcaaatcatttaaaaaatatagaatgaATAATAAGCTTTCTAACTCTTTGAATAtggataaaaataatgaaaatgaaaatattttaaatgatcaTATTACATcattcaataaaaataatgatgtaaataaaaacttcaGAAATTTTAACCAAAATAGAAATCCTGCATTTAGTAGACAATATAATAAGAATAGAACAAATAGTTTtattagtaataataataatagtaataattatGTAAATGTTAAcaagaataataaatattcaaataataattattcaaGTAACTATTCTAGTTATATAAATAGGGATAATAGTAAAAACAGCGAGACCAATTTTGCTTTGAATgaaacaaaattaaatacaaatattaattatattaatataaatagtaaagaaaataaaaataattacacagtaaatgataatttttgtCACATAAGCGATAACAATTTAAGTAACAACACgaagaataattttaataaagatcaattattactaaaaaatataaaaggaaaaaatgcTTATAGCAATCACATAGGCaacaataatattaatacaaATTATTTAGATAATTCATCAAATAATGTAAATTACAAGAGTAAtgcaaatgaaaaaaactTAGCAAGACAGAATTTAGAAGGAAACGTAAATAACAGTAGTTTAAAAGGAACTGAAAGATTTAGCTATTTAAATGATAACTATCAAAACaacattaaatatattaagaacaattttaattcaaataaaaaaagtatgaGCACATACAATTCAAACATAAATGTTAATAGcaactttaaaaataatgaaaatagtaattacatggaaaaaaattttaaaagagaATCATCAGAAggtataataaataataatcttAGTATTGATTCTATCTTAAATGATGTAAATACTGACTTAAATactaatttaaatttaaactTGAACTCAAATTTGAATGATTTAGATTTAAGTAATATGGTAGGTGCAAGCAGtgcatataataataatgttgatagtataaataatgatataaatggcagtaataataacaatacgttaaaattaaatgatttaattaataacaGAGATACTAAtagaaatgaaaattttgataatagTCAACATATGAATGATTGCATTAATACTAATTTAAATTCTGTTAGAGGCATAATGGATAATTcacataattataataatcggaatagaaataaaatgatttcacataattttaatactccaaataatacaaataattttaataaaaatgtgaataatatgaataattacTCAAATGTAGGAAATAGTATGAATAATTTGGCatctttaaataatttaaataatttggATTACAACATAAACCTTTTAAGCGAAAATGAAAGGAgttcaaataatataatgaGTAAGCACATAAGAAATATCTCATATGATAAAACGAACAATTACaataatgatattaataaaatgaatacgTATGAAGCTAAGAAGAATGATAATTTTTGCCATTTTTCGTCATCgagtaatttaaaaaatattaatagtaCATCAAATAAATTAGAGGATCAAAATAGTGCTAACAATACAAATAAACAGCAGACTCCAATAAACCCTCCTATTAATTTAGATTCAGACGcttgtttattttatgattttaatgattttttaaattatatgtacAAAGACGAAAATATATTaactcttttttatataagaaagaattatttaaaagcaGAATCACGTGAAGAATttgtaaatgaaaatgataaaataaaatattcaatTACATGGGCATTTTCTAATGATCAGAAAATATCTGTTGTTGGCTCacataatacaaaaaaattaagtaaaaaagtatgtgtaaaaaaaattttattaaaattaaaaaatatttctcttttaGAACTAGATCAAATGACTAAATGGATGATAAATAGCTTAAATGTTATACTAAAAGTAGAAAGCAAAAAtgtagaaaataaattaaataataatatgtatTATAGCAACATAGAAtggaaaattaataataaaatatataacgCTACAGGAATAAGTCCTCATGAGAAAATTGCTGAGATGATGGCTActcaaaaattatatatgctTTTATATGATATAAAAGACCAACTGATTAAAGAATCAGAATATGCAAAACttaatgaagataaaaaaatgataaatatgCATAATAAAAGTTATGAAAATACGTTATATGGTAAAATTGCTAGTAATAATAAGAATTATGATGATACctctattaataataatatgattAACAATAAATATGAACTTTCGAAAAATCAAACActaagtaaaaattatagCGATAcactattatataaaaataataataataataataataataatacattttATCAAGAAAAAAGTGGTAAGATTCCCTCAAATAATGatgtattaaaaatgaataataatacggaaaataatactaaaaatttaaataattatatgttTTATAATTCAAATGATAATCCATCTTCTGCAAATATGAAATTATCATCAATGGAAAATCCAGTAATGCAATCAGCAACAGGTTCAATGTATAATAGAaacttaaataataatgaaatggGAAGTGTtaacaataatataaataacaatAACATTAATAATATGAGTGATATGAATTATCAAAATAACAATTTAGTAAATTCAAATGATAATAACAGTAATGGATTAAATAATGGTGGTGTACCCGATTCATCAGAATTTGTTACATATAGTTTAACAAAACAAGATGCTAGCAGTATACAAATGttaagaaataatattgCATCTAGATATAAGATACATCAAACAGAAATATTTGAACaagtatataatttatataaatgtacATTGGAATGGGAATGGAAAAATGGAAAGAATCAATGTAAAGCAAAAAGTGTTGGATATGGGAGCACAAAAAGTTTAGCTAAGTGTGAAGCTGCTTATGATATGTtagtaaaaaataacttaataGAATATGTTTCATCAACAGATAGAAAAAATGCACAATATATAAGAGATTTAATATCAAAAGATCTAACAAAAGCATTAAACCTAGCTATTCAATTTATTATTCAGTATAGTAGTAGCGCTTGGTCTATCTTCTTAATATACTTGCTGAGAGAATTATTAATAGATGGTAATTAcgataatataaatagatTATTAAACACAGTTGTAGAAGTTAGTAAGCAAGGGAGATTAGAAGTTGATcaaatgaataaattaaataatatgaataatattaataataatatagggcatgtaaataattataataatatgaataataataacaataataaaagtaatgaagAACAAATGAAAGGTATTTATAATATGGAGGATGATAATTATTCTAATAATTGTAgcaattcatttttttttaatccttatattcaaaaaaaaaatgttaataataattatgttCATAAATTAGTTTCAATAGATTTATGggaaaaattaatagatgAATGTGttgttattttaaatgataaattatGCTTTCATTGTATCACTTTATTACAAGAAGTAGAGCTAgattattctatttttatatctaaaTGTGCGCATGAttactataaaaaatacaGAATTATGTTAGCTTTAGAATTACAAGCTAATTTAGCACAAAGCATTCAAGAAAAAAGAGATTTTGAATATTTACACGAAAATAAATCGTTACTATTAAAACTAAAAAGTATTACCATGCCTATATTATCCTTTACATGCACTCTTAcgaatgaagaaaaagaatggATGAAATCTACTCAAATGAGAGAAGATGATATTGTTTTACTAAAGCCATATGACatgttattaaaagatgaagATGCATGGTCCAATAGTTTAATAGGAAGTATAACTAGCacaaaaaatgataatactATATATAACATTAATATAAGAATATTTTCTGCAGAGAATacaaaaaaaggaaatgtaaaatataataaatataaattatatttattactaAATATAGTAACACATGAAAGAATGCTGCAAGCTTTAAGATCTATTACTTTTATAAGTTCAATTCCAACTCAATATCAATCCCCGTATGTTTTTACACCTGAAATACGCTTTTTAATATTGCATACATATAATAAACATAGTAAATATATAGCACAAAATGGGAAATTGAACGATGAAATAGCATTATatgaaagaataaaaatggattttcaaaataatgaatcattaaaaaattcacAAGATGATATATTGAACGATTACAACAAAGAAGCAAAAAATCCTTATGAAGATATGTTGAATGAAGCACTAAATAAGCAAATTGACAATACACACGTAGAAGATATTGATAAATATCTCATTGAAAGTATTAATTTACCAACTAATTTGCCTTTAAATGATTCTCAAAAATTAGCATGCTTAAGTGCACTAACAAGAAGATTGACACTAGTACAAGGTCCACCAGGTACTGGTAAAACGCATGTTGCTTGTGCTATTATTGACAGTTGGCATCGACAAAACAGcaacaaaaaaatactaGCTGTTGCTGATTCAAATGTTGCAGCAAATAATTTAGTAGaaggattaaaaaaaagaaatattcaAGCAGTTCGAGTTGGAGCTGGAAGTGATAGTGACTTTCATGAAGAAGCTATCATGGAATTTCACAGATATAAAGATTTATTGAAACTTAGAAAAAACAACATGCAAAAAGAAGCAAAAGTTATGAAAGCACTATTATTTCTTGAAGCAGTCAAGAAATACAACGTTGTTATTGCTACTTGTGTTGGTTCAGGACATGAAATTTTCGATAACGAAAAATTTGAAAGAGTTATAATTGATGAATGTGCACAATCTATAGAACCTTCAAACCTTATACCTTTAGGCCATTATTGCAATAACTTAGTATTAATAGGAGATCACAAGCAGTTACCTCCCACTATTATCTCCCCAGATGCTATTAAACTAGGTTTAGATAAATCCTTATTAGAAAGATTTGTTATGGCCAAAATTTCTCCAGTTCATTTGTTAACTACACAAAGACGTATGCACTTAAGTATCTGTGTCTTTccaaattttcatttttatgataataaattaaagacGGCAAATGTTACTGAAGAAAATAGGCCTATTATTAAGGGCTTCTTATGGCCTAACCCCAAATGTAGATTAGCTTTTGTAGATGTATCTATTGGAAAAAGTGGTAGCAAATTTGAAAATGCATATGGAACCtctaaatttaatttatatgaaatagAGCCATTAATATCTGTTTTAAAATCAATCATTAATGAAGGGTGTGTATCAGTAGATGAGATTGGCATTCTGACAGCATATGATGctcaaaaaatgaaattaaaaaaagctGTTCAAGAATCTTTTCCATATGAAGCTTCTCATAGAATAGAAATTGATTCAATAGATGGATTTCaaggaaaagaaaaagacTTAATTTTATTCTCAGCTGTTAGATCTAATGCAAATAATGAACTAGGTTTTTTAAGAGATGCAAGAAGATTAAATGTTATGTTAACAAGAGCAAAAAGAGGAGTAATCATATTTGGAGATCAATTTACCTTAGCTAACGATACGGCTAATTGGCTACCTTGGCTAAAGTGGATTTCATCTAAAAGAGCTATTGTTCATGTAACCAAATTAAATGATCATTTAGAAAATACTGATTACTCATTACTAGATAAATTAAACAAAATCAATAAATCTataaacttaaaaaatattgttgTTTctgataattattattattacggTAATGATATGGGATTCTCAAATGACTATAGTGATCCTAATTATACtcaaaatgaaattaaaagtaATTCAAACTTAAATCTATATAAAGAAGGAGTAGAACATGTAGAAGAAGAAATTGTTGAAAATTGGGAAGATTtattataa